One stretch of Streptomyces sp. NBC_01363 DNA includes these proteins:
- a CDS encoding DsrE family protein, which yields MPKKLVIKVTAGADSAERCSQAFTVAAVAVASGVEVSLWLTGESSWFALPGRAAEFELPHAAPLPDLIESIQAGGRITLCTQCAARRDITEQDVLEGVRIAGAQVFVSEIMADGVQALVY from the coding sequence ATGCCGAAGAAGCTCGTGATCAAGGTGACCGCAGGTGCCGACTCCGCCGAGCGCTGCTCGCAGGCGTTCACGGTGGCCGCGGTCGCCGTCGCCAGTGGCGTGGAGGTCTCGCTCTGGCTGACCGGGGAGTCCTCCTGGTTCGCGCTGCCGGGACGCGCCGCCGAGTTCGAACTGCCGCATGCCGCGCCGCTGCCGGATCTGATCGAGTCGATCCAGGCGGGTGGCCGGATCACCCTGTGCACGCAGTGCGCGGCCCGCCGCGACATCACCGAGCAGGACGTCCTGGAGGGCGTACGGATCGCCGGTGCGCAGGTCTTCGTCAGCGAGATCATGGCCGACGGCGTCCAGGCCCTCGTCTACTGA
- a CDS encoding DUF1416 domain-containing protein has protein sequence MCGAKAGGPDASTIKPGETTIQGSVTRDGEPVTGYVRLLDSTGEFTAEVPTSATGQFRFYAAEGTWTLRALVPGGSADRTVVAQTGGLSEVAIAV, from the coding sequence ATGTGTGGAGCAAAGGCCGGCGGCCCCGACGCTTCGACCATCAAGCCCGGTGAGACCACCATCCAGGGCAGCGTGACCCGCGACGGCGAGCCCGTCACCGGTTACGTGCGCCTGCTGGACTCGACCGGCGAGTTCACCGCCGAGGTCCCGACCTCGGCGACCGGACAGTTCCGCTTCTACGCGGCCGAGGGCACCTGGACGCTGCGCGCCCTCGTCCCGGGCGGCAGCGCCGACCGCACGGTCGTGGCGCAGACCGGTGGCCTCTCCGAGGTCGCGATCGCCGTCTAG
- a CDS encoding DUF3099 domain-containing protein produces the protein MYARRRRGYFLMMGGCIVLFVSAWSFVRLWSMPAAIAMCVVAMVIPPVAAMVANRRGPDDRWWDDPSGDPKSDEWWDELDGKKRR, from the coding sequence ATGTACGCGCGACGCCGTCGCGGCTATTTCCTGATGATGGGCGGCTGCATCGTCCTCTTCGTATCGGCATGGTCCTTCGTCAGGCTGTGGTCGATGCCCGCCGCGATAGCGATGTGCGTCGTGGCGATGGTCATCCCGCCCGTCGCGGCCATGGTCGCCAACCGGCGGGGGCCGGACGACCGCTGGTGGGACGACCCGTCCGGCGACCCGAAGTCCGACGAGTGGTGGGACGAGCTCGACGGCAAGAAACGGCGGTAG